In the Candidatus Electrothrix sp. GW3-4 genome, one interval contains:
- a CDS encoding YicC/YloC family endoribonuclease: MRPRSMTGFGRGEFGKAERTWIVEIRTVNHRFLDQRVLLPSAFAALEERIKKTVARQQDRGRVDITVTLRGESVSGSELYLDLDLARQYHACLQKMNTELDLGTCIQISDLLTLRNLITVQEQNPNVEEEWPLMQEALLAALTDCACMREQEGSSLKEELLQRLESFAALVQKIEDMVPEVLAQRQQELKARISKLLEGVDLDPMRLAQETAIMADKADVTEEVVRLASHIDQFRGFMESDEAVGRRLDFLLQEFLREVNTLASKISHSAIAHLGVEMKNEIEKLREQVQNIE, encoded by the coding sequence ATGCGTCCACGGAGTATGACTGGCTTTGGTCGCGGTGAATTCGGCAAGGCTGAACGAACTTGGATTGTAGAAATCCGGACTGTTAACCATCGCTTTCTCGATCAACGGGTGCTGCTTCCCTCTGCCTTTGCTGCCTTGGAGGAGCGAATCAAGAAGACCGTTGCCAGGCAACAGGATCGCGGCCGGGTTGATATCACTGTGACCCTGAGAGGGGAATCTGTCAGTGGTTCAGAGTTGTACCTTGATCTGGACTTGGCGCGCCAATACCATGCCTGCTTACAGAAGATGAATACCGAGTTGGACCTTGGGACCTGTATTCAGATTTCTGATCTGCTGACCTTACGCAATCTTATTACGGTCCAGGAGCAAAATCCGAACGTGGAGGAGGAGTGGCCCTTGATGCAGGAGGCCTTGCTAGCCGCCCTGACCGATTGCGCCTGCATGCGGGAGCAAGAGGGCAGCAGTCTGAAAGAAGAGCTCTTGCAGCGCCTGGAGAGTTTTGCTGCCCTTGTGCAAAAGATCGAAGACATGGTTCCGGAGGTCCTTGCTCAGCGTCAGCAGGAGCTGAAGGCCCGGATTAGCAAGCTGCTTGAAGGGGTAGATCTTGATCCCATGCGTCTGGCCCAGGAAACAGCCATCATGGCGGACAAGGCCGATGTGACGGAAGAGGTGGTGAGATTGGCCAGCCATATTGACCAGTTTCGTGGCTTTATGGAAAGCGACGAGGCGGTTGGACGGCGCCTTGACTTTCTCTTGCAGGAGTTCCTGCGTGAGGTCAACACCCTGGCATCAAAGATCTCTCATTCCGCCATAGCCCATCTCGGGGTTGAGATGAAGAATGAGATTGAAAAACTGCGTGAACAGGTCCAGAATATAGAGTAG
- a CDS encoding DUF370 domain-containing protein has protein sequence MDNRLVNIGFGNSIKISRILAVVNPGSSPIRKLKDEARQEHRLIDVTEGRRTRGIVILDSGHLVLSSVQPETINQRLAALDKEQSGLGLLQKHAGAGEGENNG, from the coding sequence ATGGACAATAGGCTTGTTAATATAGGGTTCGGTAATTCTATAAAAATCAGCAGGATCCTGGCTGTGGTCAATCCTGGATCATCACCGATCAGGAAACTCAAGGACGAGGCCAGGCAGGAGCATCGACTCATTGATGTCACTGAAGGCCGGCGTACCCGCGGGATCGTTATCCTGGATAGTGGCCATTTGGTGCTCTCATCGGTGCAACCCGAGACCATTAACCAACGGCTGGCAGCCCTGGATAAGGAGCAAAGCGGCCTCGGGCTCCTGCAAAAACATGCGGGAGCGGGAGAAGGAGAGAATAATGGCTGA
- the gmk gene encoding guanylate kinase: MAEGILLVISAPSGCGKTTILKKVMAANSGLAFSVSHTTRQPRQGEADGTDYHFVTKEQFIALRDQQPSGFLEWAEVHGNFYGTSRQEVEALLAAGKDVVLDIDIQGADQVRTNADPVTVFISPPTLAELERRLRGRGTESSEDLAVRLANAKKEMAAAEKYQYLLVNDELDQAVRDLQAILTTERRRRNPVQVNRTVPRL, translated from the coding sequence ATGGCTGAGGGTATTTTATTAGTTATCTCAGCTCCTTCTGGCTGTGGCAAGACCACGATCCTGAAAAAGGTCATGGCAGCAAACTCTGGGCTGGCGTTTTCTGTCTCACATACGACTCGGCAACCACGGCAGGGAGAGGCGGACGGCACAGATTATCATTTTGTTACCAAAGAACAGTTTATCGCCCTTCGTGATCAGCAGCCTTCCGGTTTCCTGGAATGGGCAGAGGTGCATGGGAATTTTTATGGCACCTCACGTCAGGAAGTAGAGGCCTTATTGGCCGCAGGCAAGGATGTTGTGTTGGATATAGATATTCAGGGGGCAGATCAGGTCAGAACCAATGCTGATCCGGTTACTGTTTTTATCAGCCCGCCGACCCTGGCCGAGCTGGAGCGACGCTTACGGGGGCGTGGAACTGAGAGTTCGGAAGATCTGGCTGTTCGCCTTGCCAACGCGAAAAAGGAGATGGCCGCAGCAGAGAAGTATCAATATCTGCTTGTCAATGATGAGCTTGATCAGGCGGTTCGTGATTTACAGGCCATTCTGACCACAGAACGCCGCCGCCGCAATCCCGTGCAGGTGAACAGGACGGTTCCCCGCCTCTGA
- the rlmB gene encoding 23S rRNA (guanosine(2251)-2'-O)-methyltransferase RlmB — MVALRKKAARSAQKNTVKDLGPSPESATDELLWGINAVHEALRRNARSLSEVLIQKGKAGPKLQELIDLAREHKVRVRFVAADRLPVLRNCRHQGVVARQTEAELLSLEELVAQSLADSGRILILDSIQDPRNLGSILRSALAAGFRSILLTRERSAPLSGTVARTSAGAIAHLRIAQVVNLVTALDQLKEHGFWIYGAVAEPSAPSLYSTDFNGRLGLVIGSEGKGIRPLVRKHCDQLVTIPMATDFDSLNASVAAALLMFEVVRPGNVVAEQQG, encoded by the coding sequence ATGGTCGCATTGCGCAAAAAGGCAGCCCGCTCCGCTCAAAAGAATACGGTCAAAGACCTGGGCCCATCCCCGGAGAGCGCAACAGATGAACTGCTCTGGGGGATAAATGCCGTCCACGAGGCCTTACGGAGAAATGCCCGCAGCCTGTCCGAGGTGCTGATCCAGAAAGGGAAGGCAGGTCCTAAGCTCCAGGAGCTTATCGATCTTGCCCGTGAGCATAAGGTCCGGGTTCGCTTTGTTGCAGCAGACCGTCTTCCTGTGCTGCGGAATTGTCGCCATCAAGGGGTGGTGGCCCGGCAGACAGAGGCGGAGCTTCTCTCTTTGGAGGAGTTAGTGGCACAGAGCCTGGCTGATTCCGGACGGATATTGATCCTGGATTCTATCCAGGATCCCCGTAATCTTGGTTCGATCCTCCGTTCTGCTCTGGCCGCAGGCTTTCGCAGTATTCTCCTTACCCGGGAACGGAGTGCTCCCTTATCCGGGACAGTGGCCCGGACCTCAGCCGGGGCCATTGCCCATCTCCGTATTGCTCAGGTGGTGAATCTGGTCACGGCCCTGGATCAGCTCAAGGAACATGGCTTCTGGATCTATGGAGCAGTGGCTGAGCCATCAGCGCCCTCTCTTTACAGCACCGACTTTAACGGTCGGTTGGGCCTGGTGATCGGCAGTGAAGGAAAGGGTATTCGTCCTTTGGTGCGCAAGCACTGTGACCAGTTGGTCACCATCCCCATGGCCACGGATTTTGACTCCCTTAATGCCTCGGTGGCTGCTGCCTTGCTGATGTTTGAGGTGGTGCGGCCGGGAAATGTTGTTGCAGAGCAACAAGGATAG
- a CDS encoding universal stress protein, producing the protein MTKHNTQLLGEAEVIALATDGSSFTDGAVQEAIFLAQGCGAKLIVLNVIAVDSGSVTGLRTSSMNVPQDVTDYLDNIKKMADDSGIECDIIIEESYYSPEKTLVDLAYKHKADVLIMGRHGKRGLLKLLVGSMTSKVIGQGFPQVLVVPEDSLIKGEKILVATDGSEDGEITAETAIGMGKNCSSLKEIHVLSVASSESEREEAQALAEAACHKGQEQVPSVTFHPLALVGKPSADIIAKTAEEKQVDMILIGGHGKGLSKLLMGHVTEKVIGQAHCAVLVIEKKKDEGAEEEKENIPESNE; encoded by the coding sequence ATGACAAAGCACAATACACAACTGTTGGGCGAAGCTGAAGTTATCGCCCTTGCCACGGACGGTTCTTCGTTCACAGACGGAGCGGTACAGGAAGCGATCTTCCTGGCTCAGGGATGTGGAGCAAAGCTTATTGTCCTGAATGTGATTGCCGTTGATTCGGGATCGGTGACTGGCCTTCGCACCTCTTCCATGAATGTACCCCAAGACGTGACTGATTATCTCGATAACATCAAGAAGATGGCTGATGATAGCGGCATTGAATGCGATATTATTATTGAGGAATCGTACTACAGTCCAGAAAAAACCCTTGTCGACCTGGCGTACAAACACAAGGCGGATGTCCTGATCATGGGCCGTCACGGCAAAAGGGGCCTGCTGAAGCTGCTAGTGGGCAGCATGACCTCTAAAGTGATCGGGCAGGGCTTTCCCCAGGTCCTGGTCGTCCCTGAAGATTCTCTCATCAAAGGAGAAAAAATCCTGGTTGCGACTGACGGTTCGGAGGATGGTGAAATAACGGCTGAGACGGCTATCGGCATGGGCAAAAACTGCTCCAGTCTGAAAGAGATCCATGTGCTTTCCGTGGCAAGTTCCGAGAGCGAACGTGAAGAGGCTCAGGCCTTGGCCGAAGCGGCCTGTCACAAAGGACAGGAACAGGTACCGTCAGTCACATTTCACCCTCTGGCCCTTGTCGGCAAACCTTCTGCTGATATCATCGCAAAAACAGCAGAGGAGAAGCAGGTCGATATGATCTTGATCGGCGGACATGGTAAAGGACTGAGCAAGCTGCTCATGGGCCATGTCACTGAGAAAGTCATCGGGCAGGCCCACTGTGCTGTGCTGGTGATTGAGAAGAAGAAGGATGAGGGGGCGGAAGAAGAAAAGGAGAACATCCCGGAGAGCAACGAATAG